The segment TTCGGCTCGCCCCGCTTACGGGCGCCGCGCGCCCGGTGCGCTGCGGCAACCAGCCGCTGGTGGAGAGGCCGCGCGCCTATGTGCACCTGCCGACCGCTTCGCTGCAGCTGGTCTACGACATGTGCCTGGACATCCCCGACAGTGCCGCGCAGCTGAGTCTCTACCACGTCGACGAACGCCTCGAGGAGGGACAGCTGGTCGCCCGCCTGGATCGCCAGCAACCGGACCTCTATCTGCTGCCGCTGCAGCAGGGGCAGCCGCAGCGGCGCTTGCTGCAGCTGCAAGGCGGCCAGCTGCTGCCGGTCGACACGCGCGAACTCTGGCTTTCGGAAAGTTTCGCCAGGCCGGATGGCTGGCTGGTGCGCGAAGAGCGGATTCGCTGGGAAGACTGGTGGGCCGCCAAGCCCGTCGACGCGACGGCCTGACGACCCGGTGCGGCCTCAAGCCTTGCGGATCTTGTCGACGATGGCGGTGGTCGAGCTGTTCTCGACCAGGCCGAGCACGCGCACTTCGCCGCCATAGGCCTTGACGAGCTCGGCACCGACTACCTGGTCGACGCCATAGTCACCACCTTTGACCAGCACATCGGGGCGGACCTGGCCGAGCAGCCGCTCCGGGGTGTCTTCGGCGAAACAGACCACCCAGTCCACCGCGCCGAGACCGGCCAGCACCGCCATGCGCCGATCCACCGAGTTGATCGGCCGACCGGGGCCCTTGAGCCGGCTCACCGAGGCGTCGTCGTTGACCGCCACGACCAGCCGGTCGCCCTGCGCGCGCGCCTGCTCGAGGTAGGTCACATGGCCGGCATGCAGAATGTCGAAGCAACCGTTGGTGAACACGATCTTCTCGCCTTGCGCGCGCGCGTCCTCGACCGCCGTCAGCAGCTGTTCGACGCTCATCACGCCGCGCTCGGAGCCTTCCTCGCGCTGCACGGCGCGGCGCAGCTCCGGCGCGCTGATGCAGGCGGTCCCCAGCTTGCCGACGACGATGCCTGCGGCCAGGTTCGACAGCGCGACGGCGCGCGGCAACGCCTCACCGGCGGCCAGCGCGGCCGCCAGGGTGGAGATGACGGTGTCGCCGGCGCCGGTGACATCGAATACCTCGCGGGCACGCGCCGGCAGGTGCAGCGGCGAATGCTCGGGGCGCAGCAGGGTCATGCCATGTTCGCCACGGGTCACCAGCAGCGCGCCGAGGTCGAGTTCGCGCATCAGCGCGCCACCCCTGGCCACCAACTCGGCCTCGTCGGCACAGGGGCCGACGATCGCCTCGAACTCGCCAAGGTTGGGGGTGATCAGCGAGGCCCCCCGATAGATCTCGAAGTCCTTGCCTTTGGGGTCGGCCAGCACCGGGATGTTGCGCTTGCGCGCGGCCTGGATCAGCGCCTGGTGATTCTTCAGCGCACCCTTGCCGTAGTCGGAGAGCACCAGCACCTTCACGCCGTCGAGCAGTGTCTCGACTTCAGCCAGGATCGCCGCCGCGTCGGTCTCGAAGGGCTCCTCGAAGTCCATGCGCAGCAGTTGCTGGTGACGGCTCATGACCCGGAGCTTGACGATGGTCGGCTGATGTTCGATGCGCTGGAAATGCGCCTGCACGCCGGCCGCCGCCAGGCTGTCGGCCAGGCTCTGCCGCGCCTCGTCCTCGCCCGTCACGCCGACCAGCGCCACCGGGGCACCGAGGGCCGCGATGTTCAACGCCACGTTGGCCGCGCCGCCTGGGCGATCCTCGATCTGCTCGACCTTGACCACCGGCACCGGTGCCTCCGGTGAAATCCGCGAGGTCGCGCCATGCCAGTAACGATCGAGCATGACGTCCCCCACCACCAGAACGGGGGCTTGGTCGAAACGGGGCATGGACAACTTCATGAAGGGCTCCGGCGGGCAGGAAAAAACGGCGGGATCATAGCACGCGACCGAGCGGCGACCCGGCTACAGGTCGCGCACCCAGAACAGCTCATGCCGGCGCACGCCCTTGCGGAAGAATTCGTCATCGCCGGTCGCGGGCCAGCGACGGCCAGCCAGCACATGCTGGATCAGGCGACGCAGCCGCTTCTTGAAGGGTAGCGGCCCCTGCAGATCATGCTGCATCGCCAGGGCCATGGCCTTGTCCAGCCGCGCCGCGGAGTCCAGCGTCGGGCTCCACAGGCGGTCGGCCGGCAGCGCCTCGATGGCCGGAGGCAGGGCGACCCCGCCTTCGGCCGGCCCCATCGGCCAGCGGTCGTTGTCATGCAGATGATTGGCGTAGAGCAGCAAGGTCTCGGGCATCCACTCGCCCTCCTCGATCGCCTGGCAGACGGCCTGGGTTGCCGCGACATGATCGGCGTGCGGGTCGAGTTCGGGGTGCGGTGTGATGACCACTTCCGGGCGGAAGTGGGCCAGCAGCGTTCGCAGGTCAGCCTGCAGGTTCCGCCAGGTCGGCTGGCCGTCCTCGTCGCCGGGCAGGCGCAACGGATTGGCTTGGCGCACGCTGCGGATGTCGGTCTCGCCCGATTCTCGCGAACCGATGGCGCGCTCCGGCTCGGCCGCCATGGCCGGCAACTGCAGGCAGTAGTAGCCAAGCTGCACGCAGCGCTGCTGCGCCACGCCGCCCCAAAGCGGTACGGCCAGGCTGTCCCAGCTGCGCAGGCGGCCCTTGAGGCGTGCCGCAGCCGCCGCATCGAGCCCGAGACGACGGTACCGACCGGCCTCGATCTCCCCTTGGGTCAGGGTAACGATCGCCACCTCGCTGGCCCTGCTGTAGAGCCCGAACGCCGCCAGTTCGGCATCATCGGCGTGCGGCGCGACGATCAGCAGCCGACGTGCGGCATAGTCCGGGTTGGTCATCGCATGCAGGATCACCTCGGGCTCGATGCGGCAATGACGAGTGCCGATGGGCAGGCTGCCGTCGCGCAGGGCCTGCTGCTGGCCGGACAGGTTCAGGTAACGCCGGCCGCGCACGCCGCGCTCGAAGTCCTGGCGATCGTCGCCGACCAGCACGTAAGGGTCGCGCAGACGCCCAAGCCAGCTCGAGCGCAACCGCACCTCCAGCACCAGGGTATCGGCCTCGGGCAGCGCCTCGCCCAGCCGCAGGCGGCCCTGCTCGATCCGGCCGGAGAGCTGCGGGGTGCCCGCGGGAAACGCATAGCGATAATCATCGCAGGGCCGATAGAACAGGTGGTCGGCAAACCAGGCTTCGTGCGCGACCCAGAGCAGCACCAGCAGCACGGGCACCAACCAGACGCTGACCGCCACCCCGACCATCAGCAGCCCCGCGAGTGCGGCCAGCAAGGTGATGCGCTTGTTGCGCCGATGCTGCCTGAGCAGTTGCTGTTTGCGTGACACCATGCTTACACCTGATAAACCGGC is part of the Stutzerimonas balearica DSM 6083 genome and harbors:
- the hldE gene encoding bifunctional D-glycero-beta-D-manno-heptose-7-phosphate kinase/D-glycero-beta-D-manno-heptose 1-phosphate adenylyltransferase HldE, yielding MKLSMPRFDQAPVLVVGDVMLDRYWHGATSRISPEAPVPVVKVEQIEDRPGGAANVALNIAALGAPVALVGVTGEDEARQSLADSLAAAGVQAHFQRIEHQPTIVKLRVMSRHQQLLRMDFEEPFETDAAAILAEVETLLDGVKVLVLSDYGKGALKNHQALIQAARKRNIPVLADPKGKDFEIYRGASLITPNLGEFEAIVGPCADEAELVARGGALMRELDLGALLVTRGEHGMTLLRPEHSPLHLPARAREVFDVTGAGDTVISTLAAALAAGEALPRAVALSNLAAGIVVGKLGTACISAPELRRAVQREEGSERGVMSVEQLLTAVEDARAQGEKIVFTNGCFDILHAGHVTYLEQARAQGDRLVVAVNDDASVSRLKGPGRPINSVDRRMAVLAGLGAVDWVVCFAEDTPERLLGQVRPDVLVKGGDYGVDQVVGAELVKAYGGEVRVLGLVENSSTTAIVDKIRKA
- a CDS encoding PIG-L deacetylase family protein — protein: MVSRKQQLLRQHRRNKRITLLAALAGLLMVGVAVSVWLVPVLLVLLWVAHEAWFADHLFYRPCDDYRYAFPAGTPQLSGRIEQGRLRLGEALPEADTLVLEVRLRSSWLGRLRDPYVLVGDDRQDFERGVRGRRYLNLSGQQQALRDGSLPIGTRHCRIEPEVILHAMTNPDYAARRLLIVAPHADDAELAAFGLYSRASEVAIVTLTQGEIEAGRYRRLGLDAAAAARLKGRLRSWDSLAVPLWGGVAQQRCVQLGYYCLQLPAMAAEPERAIGSRESGETDIRSVRQANPLRLPGDEDGQPTWRNLQADLRTLLAHFRPEVVITPHPELDPHADHVAATQAVCQAIEEGEWMPETLLLYANHLHDNDRWPMGPAEGGVALPPAIEALPADRLWSPTLDSAARLDKAMALAMQHDLQGPLPFKKRLRRLIQHVLAGRRWPATGDDEFFRKGVRRHELFWVRDL